The following nucleotide sequence is from Acyrthosiphon pisum isolate AL4f chromosome A2, pea_aphid_22Mar2018_4r6ur, whole genome shotgun sequence.
attgggtattgtaacttattatttattattatatgtatattataatcacaatattttattttatttgataattatacgTCATGTAGGGCACTGGTTAAGATAATACACTAGTGGTCACAAATAcaatagttttttcttttacttatcgagaatataatatataagctgaAGTATAAAAGTAGATAGACTAAGATTGGTTAAGACGGTGCAACATTCTATGAAGATTGAAGAGGCTGGTTACGACAATAGGAGGTGGGTGGGAAAAGAAAAAAGAGTATGGTGCCTTGTAGTGGGGGAAGGAATGCTAAGAGATAATATAGGCGTTAATAGATCGGGAGCATCGATAGTTAGGTTAAGAAGTGAGTTGATGAACGCGAGGTCCACAGTTGGAATATGAAGGGCAGAAtggaatattgaaaattaattaaaacaaattattatttaatttatttaaaaactatttatttatttgtgtgttGTAGtcgttttctaaaataatatatataatataatatagtgttctctaaaaatgtgtaatgtttaaattaaataaaaaaatatataatgattaactaaaactaaatattacataaatcaaaaaaccAAGGTAGTTTACATCACCTAAGCTGGGCAATATACACTTTACCTGTagcatatactataatataatttagttacaaaAACCCTAGAATAGAATAAATACTTAAACGTCaacaattctaaaataatacagcttgatttaattgaatattgctttttttttcttagaacaAATATTTGGCAAGGGGAATTTCCTTTCAAAAACACTGCTGAAGATGGTTGGGCAACTACGGCTCCAGTAAATACGTTTCTAAAAAATGGTTATGGTCTTCATAACATGGTAGGAAATGTATGGGAATGGACTAGTGATTTTTGGAGTGTAGATCATGACCAAAGTTTTACTATAAATCCAGTGAGTTTAATTGTTTAGCATTGTATGTAATAGTAatctaacaattaaaatataactaaattagtgtcttatttattttagagtggTCCAACTGAAGGAAAAGAAAGGGTTAAAAAAGGTGGGTCATACTTGTGTCACAAAGAGTATTGTTATCGTTATCGATGTGCTGCAAGAAGTCAAAATACACCAGATAGTTCTGCATCAAATCTTGGATTTAGATGTGCAaaggataaataatattttgaaaactgatattacaaacaaacattagtgtttattttttcaagtatgaaaactaatgtttaataattgtatatacattgcagtaccatcaaatattatttttatagaaaatattcctatcaattaatatatatattttttataaagaattcaatttatttatacatcacTTAATACTTAGTTTGTTTTAGATGCTATTTCACTATTTCTAGTAGTATAATCTTTTAATGCTGCTTCCAGATTTACTTTATCAATACattcagtatttataaaatccttaaacaaaaataaagtttaaatttaataaataaaactagatgaaaataaaaaattctgtgatattattaacaaacaaaTTACCTCTATTAATTTAAACTGGTCTTTTGAGTCGTCCATTTCAGATTCTAGACCTTGATTTAactttgtatataattgtataaataatattatatcatcaaacCTAAAATATCATcacattttatatgatttgttttaaactttaatacaaaatcaattttaaatagtaaatacctttCAGTTTGTagacaatacaataaaaagttaTCTGGTTTTTTGTTAAAAGCCAAGTAAAACAGTAATGGTCCTAAATGTCTTGTGGACtccaaaatatgataatttttagattcatcAACATGCTTATAAGTACTGAATACAACACGGTGATAGTTTTTATCATCAGGTTCAAATTGACAACATGCACGATCCAATATGAATTCATAATCACCATTTTCAAGAAGAGgctgcatttaaaaataaaatttttagataggtaataaaaaaaattttcgaaCTAATACTTTCAAATTTGTATCATCAAACATGACTGGATGCTTTAACTCTCTTCCGGATTGAGggaaatatatttgatttacagCATGACGTTCATCCTCGTTAGCTTTTCTCAGTGTTCCATCAGGTTCTCGTACCACAACTATACGTCTCTATAAATGATgtgatttaattagtttttaattaaacaagaatttaaaataataagataattacTTTATCAGATACACCAAAAGTAATAtctgtaaatacaaattttgagcTGTCAAAACCAATAATATCCTTGTTAACTTCCAATACTTGTCCCAAATCAGTACGTAATGGTACTATTGGTGGCATCTGAACTTTTTCTTTGGcttttaatttaacttcagCTTGCatctatgtttaaaaaaaattaatatttaagaaatctttaaatatattcttacaattgaaattatttaattaataatatgttaactgtCGTGTGACCGCCAGCAGTCGCCCAATATGTATTATCGGTACGCCAAGCCTATTTTTCCATGTCATtccaaatttttatatactgtaaatactattttatttgtaaaaaacattaaaataaaaattaaaaaaaaaattatataaaaaaaaatagggtgtttattatatcaaacatttttttaatgattccgAGTACCTATGTCACCGTGatatttttagtacattatTAAAGCACTATGGAAAAGTTAATAATGTAAAACCATATTCATTTAAGGTTGTTGGCGGTCATGTggagtggtaaaaaaaaaaatcaatactaaGGGCGCCaacataaaatttgaaaattagatGAACCAGCGTCACATAAGTCACGTGTAAAAAATGAACAAACTTTTTCAACTTCTGCAGTGgtcataaacttataaattgGAGTGTCAGGATTTTCTCCAATAAAACGCTTTCTAAATGCTTTCTGTACATCAACATGAGtaagtttaaacaataaattttgTACAGGTTCAGCAAAAAACTTGTTACTCAATTCTTTAGTAATTTCTcctggaataataataatatcatcataattattttctacaatagaatataaaatatactatattgtactaTGCCACTAGTATCATCTACGATCTACATAAATAATACCTCTTGGCTCTTATGTTTGACTTAATATCTaagtgtaaaattaaatatattatattattatattcttaatgtTAAAGCCAAATGAAGGTAATATAAGAAACAACAAAATCCAATTgtgaatagtaaaataaattaatatatgatattaaacttTGACTTACGGTCATGTGATTGGCTGGAAAAACTATAAACAGTGATGTTATTTAAACCTCtacatttatgtttataacCATTCTGAAGTCGGTAAAAAGATGTAAATAAATTTCTCaaagtcatatttattttttataaggtagtttatttgatatttctataAAAGAACTGTAGTTAAAACATCataatttcaaaactattaaGTCGGAAGTCTTAATTCTGATAAGTGTCAAGTGATAATATTCTTGTAGACCATGCGAGTGATAAGCACTTGTCTGAAAAATGATAACCGTGGTTGATACCATCATAGGTCTACGGTTACCATCATCGGGGTACTtgcacgaattaagatatagtAACTAACCTAACACAATACTTCAACTGTTGTGATTTTTGAACGGCATCCATGTGACCATGTCCAATACTCCAATTGGCCACAGTCcattacaatttactatttcTGAATtctgttttacatttattaaaagttttttattatgaaatacctACGAAATATGAACGCAtaagtatttgttattttgttgtaatttaatataatgttaattacttCACATTTTTCCTGTTTTTAGTacttacatttacatattaatagACAATTATAGTGTAAGTTATAATCATTTCTTTTAGGTATAGATTTTAGCaacctataaaaaattaagaGGAAGCCACTCCCGCTTGTGTTGTTGCCATCTTACAAGTGCGACACATAGCAGATCAGCAGATGTTTAGCTTCACtagcttaacaattagagtgcggtaacctattatacaatttaaaggtaaaattattatctgtgtgcgtatgttttctttttacggtagttcaattttttagcaagttatgcGTCTACAATGtaccttaaattaaaaatgctcataactcgcttaaaaactgaataataataaatatgaaatcatCATTCgaatacagataatgttcttaccatcaaattTCACAATAAGTGGATTCACCCTAGTTTTTAAACCAACgtagctaaacgtgatctgctgagcgtaaatctGCTATGTTACGTTCTTGTAAGACAGAGCCCaaacatgcgggtgtagcgtcctcttaatagcTTACTCGTTTAGTACTTGATTACCTTAAATAACGTGTAACTATCACATAATTTCAGTAGTTAATTGTTGGTACCATAATGTTTGCAGaccaaaaatgtatctatatattcaGCCTGCAACCATTCCAGCCATTAATTGACCAATTTGAAATAAAAGGTACATCAAAACACTAAGAAGTACCTAATTCAATATGGAACCATTAAGAACACCTATTAAACATCCTGCGATTAACTCCAAGTAAGTAAATAGTgtaatgtttgtataaaatataaaattttaacctacattttgaaaatatttttttataatgtaatctttatttaatatgttttacccATGTAATTTCAACAGCAGTTAtgaacctaataataataattaattttgtaaatttctttTAGGTATGATTATATATTGCACAGTTCCAGAGTGCTGACAATTCCATGTGTCAGATGTGATGATCAAGTAtacaataaagttattaaacagGAAACTATTGATGAAATAGACTATACTAATGATAACCAATTATTCCATATAGGGTaagaattgtaattatattatagtcttatatgaaatttaatgaTACCAGTGGTCAGGAGTAGTGCTTTAATTGTAGCGAAGCTACAGTAGCACGCTACTTTATTTGTAGCGATTGACGTAGCGTCGCTACAGTACGCCTTAGATAGCAAAATGCTATAGCGCGCTAAACATTTCCGGTTAGCGTActgaaaattatcattattttgtcgctacctacaatttaattgaggattattaaaatatcaatcatgattatatttgtttatttatattatgatgagtgTATTAGTGAAGTTTTTGTCCTGGGTCCTGTCCAGTGATCAAATATCAAATCAGTACAAactgcattttaaattaatgagatatacaataaatatttaaaatatgaaactcCGGATTCTTAAGTCTtaactaaatgtattatagCACTCTGATTATCAATGAACAATACGGGTTGTTACTTACCTGTTTTTGATAAGCTTATTATCAACCACGTAATCCACACAATTTTTTTGACTGCTTCACACGCTGCTATATATTCGGCCTCTGTTGAAGACAGTGACACACAATATTGTCTCTATGATGTCCACGAAATTAGACTTGACCCAAATTTGTATAAGTATCCCGACGTCAAACGTCATGTTAGAATGTCTCATACAAAATCTGcatcactaaatatttctaatgataattgtgtattattattaaaatataaaccataattaaatgtttgtttaacATACCGTATAATCCGTCTAATCAAGTTCCAATATACTTTAGTGCCAAAGTTCACTGCATATCCTATATCTGGTCTTGTTACCTGTGATAAAAATAGTAAGCTACGTACTGCTTGCCTGTAAGGTATTTCTTCACTTAATATCCTCGATTCTTCCTTTTGTTCAAAAGTATGTGACTTGTCTATCGGAATTGAAAGTTCCTTAGCTTccaacatattaaatttattaattatgcttCATGCATAATTTGTCTGATGCACAAAAATGACTCATTTTCATTATGTCTACCTGCATAGGTACCTAGAAAATATTCTAGACTTCCTTTTGTAACCTCAAACTCTTTTTCTAAGTTGGTTAAAAGTTCCTTAATCATGTCTTCATTATCTGTGTCGATTAAACCATCGTTGATGACTGTTATCAGCTTTAAATACACATGCATCCGCTTCGGTGCATTGTAAGCCAAATGCATTCAAGAAGTTCTTAAagcgtatattaaaatattttggactTTGTTTTACCCCTTACAAACATCGCTGAAGCTTACATACTTGATTTGAGCCATTTTCGTAACCGCGTGGTTGTACCAAGTATATTTCTTCCTGTAGTTCCCCGTACAGAAATGCTGCTTTAATGTCGAATTgtcgtattattaattttttcacagCTGCTACGGCGATATTGCCCTTATAGATTCGTATCTAACCACTAGTGAAAATGTTTCATGGTAATCAATACCATATTTCTGTGAACAACCTTTAATGACTAACCTAGCCTTAAATTTATCTATACTACCAtcagttttatatttagttttgaacTCCCATGCATTCCGTAATACAACTTTATCCTGTGGCAAATCGACTAGAGTCCAAGTATGATTTTCatacaacaaattatttcatCGATCATGGCGTTTTCCCATTCGTTTTTGTTTGACCCAGTAATTGCCTCATTATAATTCAATGGATTGACACAGTTAGCAATAAAAGTCTGAACATTGTATCTGTCTGGTTTCTTACCTAAGTGTATTCCTGTCACGTAGAACCATAACATTTCTGTTATCGACTGTTATTTGTTCATCCTTCACGTGCGCGCCTGTTGAATTAATCTGAGTTTCTGTAAACTCTAATGtgtctttaattatattttcatatttattactttCGTCTTCAAATATAATGTCTCTGCACatggatattttatttgttttagaaaaccAAATATTCCTTTTTCACTCTTTGGATCCCATTTCTGACGTTTCTGTTTTGGTATGTTTGTGTAACGGGTCACAACTACCATTGTATTGATGGATTGATTTGAATAAATCACGaagattttttgtaataattgtatttattttatactcgagtaaaatatttatgtttcttaaaatattctaagttcaaatagttaataattaaactgtAATATAACGAGTTGTGACTAGTATTTAGCGATTTGGCCTCGGATTTGGCTGTTCAGATTGAGGCTGGCTGCTCGTCTGATGGACGCTTGTCCATTGACGTATCTCGTCGGGTAGTTCTATTAGATTCCTACTAtggtatttttagtataaaaatggtATACGTGCTGCATACACCTGAGGTCATTTTGGAcgtcattaaaataatcatactatttctggattataatgttttgtacaaaaccataatttttgtaCTGTTAAGCGATTAGGTTTCCCTAGAATATGCATATCTATCATGGAATACCTATCACGTGTTTTGTAGCTCGTCGTGTGGTACCACGACATTCATTTTTCATGACAGTAATTTTCATTTACATAACATACCTACTAATTTcagtttacataaataataactttcattacttaacataataatattttttttttataataatataatatctatatataatattatatatatatatatatataaatggagacaataatgtataacaattcaattCAATCGATAACgactggtccgatttggctcaatttttttttaagatgttcgtaactgccaggagaaggtttttacgaaataaaattttaggaaaatccaccggaaaggtaggaaatctcaaatctgtatgtcaaaaatacaacagtggcgcaacagtatacattatattatattggttgatcgggtatgtttgttgatttcatataatataaaaatgaatcgcagaatgtgttgctaagcgaaataattctactgtacgtgttgTTGTGACTGAACTTCTCCTAAATgattagaccgatttgaatgaatttttttgtatgcgtttattcatctgaatTTAGTACTgttagattaggttaggattttgtattaattgattatatcaatccaccataggtagaatacgacaaacttggtataactttgatactttagagttaaatcatacactataacgtacatacagcacggggttcgcgatctaccgcaggtagattgcctacctgataatgtactgctgcgaatcagaatttttattccgggcaacggaaaatttaagattaattttgaaaccatacaccgaatattaaataacgaattgaacaaagtttgagtcacatatagtcggtacacttaatgggcaacgaagtgcacgggttcagctagtatactCTATTTACCGAGAGTTGACCCACTTCCGCGCATGCATACTGAGCCGCCGGAACATTCAGACCCCCCGAGTAGGAGACCGGCGATCGGCAGTGCTCGTCGTAGTAGGCATGCGTGGCCGGTTTTCGTCGGGTGAGTGGTTCAACTCTCGGTAAATagagtatatataatttttttttcttatactttatttaatttaatacaataatatatagaattataatttatttattcaaaggTGTTAGTTTTTTAATTCTCCAATGGCATTACAGACCAGTATACTctaataagtacttaattaagttaataaccAATTTTGTTGACTAGGGAAATGTTGAATCAAATTTTCATATCTGTATATCCGAAC
It contains:
- the LOC100160217 gene encoding 28S ribosomal protein S22, mitochondrial (The RefSeq protein has 1 substitution compared to this genomic sequence), with protein sequence MTLRNLFTSFYRLQNGYKHKCRGLNNITVYSFSSQSHDREITKELSNKFFAEPVQNLLFKLTHVDVQKAFRKRFIGENPDTPIYKFMTTAEVEKMQAEVKLKAKEKVQMPPIVPLRTDLGQVLEVNKDIIGFDSSKFVFTDITFGVSDKRRIVVVREPDGTLRKANEDERHAVNQIYFPQSGRELKHPVMFDDTNLKPLLENGDYEFILDRACCQFEPDDKNYHRVVFSTYKHVDESKNYHILESTRHLGPLLFYLAFNKKPDNFLLYCLQTERFDDIILFIQLYTKLNQGLESEMDDSKDQFKLIEDFINTECIDKVNLEAALKDYTTRNSEIAFKTN